Proteins found in one Pongo pygmaeus isolate AG05252 chromosome 8, NHGRI_mPonPyg2-v2.0_pri, whole genome shotgun sequence genomic segment:
- the LBX1 gene encoding transcription factor LBX1 encodes MTSKEDGKAAPGEERRRSPLDHLPPPANSNKPLTPFSIEDILNKPSVRRSYSLCGAAHLLAAADKHAPGGLPLAGRALLSQTSPLCALEELASKTFKGLEVSVLQAAEGRDGMTIFGQRQTPKKRRKSRTAFTNHQIYELEKRFLYQKYLSPADRDQIAQQLGLTNAQVITWFQNRRAKLKRDLEEMKADVESAKKLGPSGQMDIVALAELEQNSEATAGGGGGCGRAKSRPGSPVLPPSAPQAPGAGPLQLSPASPLTDQPASSQDCSEDEEDEEIDVDD; translated from the exons ATGACTTCCAAGGAGGACGGCAAGGCGGCGCCGGGGGAGGAGCGGCGGCGCAGTCCGCTGGAccacctgcctccgcctgccAACTCCAACAAGCCACTGACGCCGTTCAGCATCGAGGACATCCTCAACAAGCCGTCTGTGCGGAGAAGTTACTCGCTGTGCGGGGCGGCGCACCTGCTGGCCGCCGCGGACAAGCACGCGCCGGGCGGCTTGCCCCTGGCGGGCCGCGCGCTGCTCTCGCAGACCTCGCCGCTGTGTGCGCTGGAGGAGCTCGCCAGCAAGACGTTTAAGGGGCTGGAGGTCAGCGTTCTGCAGGCAGCCGAAG GCCGCGACGGGATGACCATCTTTGGGCAGCGGCAGACCCCTAAGAAGCGGCGAAAGTCGCGCACGGCCTTCACCAACCACCAGATCTATGAATTGGAAAAGCGCTTTCTATACCAGAAGTACTTGTCCCCCGCCGATCGCGACCAAATCGCTCAGCAGCTGGGCCTCACCAACGCGCAAGTCATCACCTGGTTCCAGAATCGGCGCGCTAAGCTCAAGCGGGACCTGGAGGAGATGAAGGCCGACGTAGAGTCCGCCAAGAAACTGGGCCCCAGCGGGCAGATGGACATCGTGGCGCTGGCTGAACTCGAGCAGAACTCGGAGGCCACAGCCGGTGGTGGCGGCGGCTGCGGCAGGGCCAAGTCGAGGCCCGGCTCTCCGGTCCTCCCCCCAAGCGCCCCGCAGGCCCCGGGCGCTGGCCCCCTGCAGCTCTCGCCTGCCTCTCCGCTCACGGACCAGCCGGCCAGCAGCCAGGACTGCTCGGAGGACGAGGAAGACGAAGAGATCGACGTGGACGATTGA